The following coding sequences lie in one Arachis ipaensis cultivar K30076 chromosome B03, Araip1.1, whole genome shotgun sequence genomic window:
- the LOC107629064 gene encoding hydroxymethylglutaryl-CoA lyase, mitochondrial, whose protein sequence is MSSLEEPLGLDKLPSMNTVDRIQRFSSGACRPREDNFGMGICFIEGRSCSTSNSCDEDNEEYTAETYPWKRHTRDIAQCRTFSQKTMTKGRNSMKFGMIDDSLSDFHSSPRGNSKDIPHSTHKFLSSIPSYVKIVEVGPRDGLQNEKNTVPTAVKIELIHRLASCGLSVIEATSFVSPKWVPQLADAKDVMQGVHGLEGIRLPVLTPNLRGFDAAIAAGAREVAVFASASESFSKSNINCNIEESLVRYRAVTRAAKELSIPVRGYVSCVIGCPVEGPIPPSKVAYVAKELYDMGCFEISLGDTIGVGTPGTVVPMLLAVMAVVPTEKLAVHFHDTYGQSLSNILVSLQMGISTVDSSIAGLGGCPYAKGASGNVATEDVVYMLNGLGVKTNTDLGKLMSVGDFISKQLGRPSGSKTAVALSQVTAEASKI, encoded by the exons ATGTCGAGCTTGGAGGAACCGCTTGGTCTTGACAAGTTGCCGAGCATGAATACCGTTGATAGGATTCAGAGGTTCTCATCTGGTGCTTGCCGTCCTAGAGAAGATAACTTTGGTATGGGAATCTGCTTTATTGAAGGACGAAGTTGCAGCACATCTAACAGCTGCGA TGAAGACAATGAAGAGTATACAGCGGAGACTTACCCATGGAAAAGGCACACAAGAGATATTGCTCAATGTCGCACCTTCAGTCAAAAGACTATGACCAAAGGGAGAAACTCAATGAAGTTTGGAATGATTGATGATTCTTTATCTGATTTCCACTCTAGTCCAAGGGGGAATAGCAAAGACATACCACATTCAACGCATAAG TTTCTGAGTAGCATACCGAGTTATGTGAAGATAGTTGAAGTTGGTCCAAGGGATGGATTACAGAATGAGAAGAACACTGTACCAACTGCTGTAAAGATTGAATTGATTCATAGACTAGCTTCTTGCGGGTTGTCTGTTATTGAGGCTACAAGTTTTGTATCTCCCAAATGGGTGCCACAG TTGGCTGATGCAAAGGACGTGATGCAAGGGGTTCATGGCTTGGAAGGCATCAGATTGCCAGTTCTGACTCCTAATTTAAGG GGCTTTGACGCTGCTATAGCAGCTGGTGCAAGAGAAGTAGCTGTTTTTGCATCAGCATCTGaatcattttcaaaatcaaacattAACTGTAATATTGAAGAGAGTCTTGTTCGTTACCGGGCTGTTACCCGTGCTGCTAAAGAACTATCGATTCCTGTTCGAGG ATATGTATCTTGTGTTATCGGATGCCCAGTGGAAGGACCAATCCCTCCCTCAAAAGTGGCATATGTTGCTAAAGAACTATATGATATGGGCTGCTTTGAGATCTCCCTTGGCGACACAATTGGTGTCGGCACACCAG GAACTGTAGTTCCTATGCTTTTGGCTGTCATGGCTGTTGTTCCGACAGAGAAGCTTGCAGTCCACTTCCATGACACTTATGGCCAGTCCCTTTCGAATATTCTTGTATCGCTCCAA ATGGGGATTAGTACGGTGGATTCCTCCATCGCCGGTCTAGGTGGGTGTCCATATGCCAAGGGTGCTTCAGGAAATGTTGCTACTGAAGATGTTGTGTACATGCTGAATGGACTTGGTGTGAAGACCAACACTGATCTCGGAAAGCTCATGTCGGTTGGCGACTTCATCAGCAAGCAATTGGGGCGCCCCTCTGGTTCGAAGACTGCCGTCGCCTTGAGCCAAGTCACCGCCGAAGCCTCTAAGATATAA
- the LOC107632329 gene encoding uncharacterized protein LOC107632329 encodes MIDLSFSDEFGYMTAPTSVASSCNNEKFFYSAPTSPSRRIIKLGANSCCQTSHISPRTIQDEDDGRYSNLDEFEFETSRRFTGYLDTKKSQNDDDFDGDSLQTMAFADELFNDGKVLPLEPPPPLKLPPRLIQNNGECGSVVMSAQSSTLTSPKSPALVLRLLPFSRHSLWNDEFDPFVAALEKVKDDKRGDSNSKAKNGLRRTRSLSPFRGFNHRSEKHAGISKTKIQVSESHCCELQKEPLLLMKQESRRVDMISVEESNDAAFETKEDERKRSGFWRRKKKNKKENSIVKLLFGNGYVRKSSDQHKLEGQKESLEKPEFMMRKLDADSVSSSQSTERDKDETRSDMSKMSLVCHKPRGSKLFLCLGHGGYVK; translated from the coding sequence ATGATTGATCTCTCATTTTCTGATGAATTTGGATACATGACAGCACCAACTAGTGTTGCAAGTAGCTGCAACAATGAGAAATTCTTCTATAGTGCACCAACTAGTCCTAGCAGAAGGATCATCAAGCTAGGTGCAAATTCTTGCTGCCAAACAAGTCACATATCACCAAGGACAATTCAAGATGAGGATGATGGAAGGTACTCCAATCTGGATGAGTTTGAATTCGAGACGAGTCGCAGGTTCACCGGTTACTTGGACACCAAGAAATCCCaaaatgatgatgattttgatggtGATTCATTGCAAACCATGGCATTTGCTGATGAGCTATTCAATGATGGTAAGGTTTTGCCATTGGAGCCGCCGCCGCCTCTTAAACTTCCTCCAAGGTTGATTCAGAACAATGGAGAATGTGGCAGTGTGGTGATGAGTGCACAAAGTTCAACTCTTACTTCACCAAAATCCCCTGCTTTGGTGCTAAGGCTACTACCTTTTTCGCGACATAGTTTGTGGAACGATGAATTTGATCCGTTCGTGGCAGCTTTGGAGAAGGTCAAGGATGATAAGAGAGGGGATTCGAATTCAAAGGCGAAGAATGGTCTTAGAAGGACTAGGTCACTTTCTCCATTCAGGGGATTCAACCATAGGTCTGAAAAACATGCAGGAATATCCAAGACAAAGATACAAGTATCCGAATCGCATTGTTGTGAGCTTCAAAAGGAACCATTACTATTGATGAAGCAAGAATCAAGGAGGGTTGATATGATATCAGTTGAAGAGAGCAATGATGCAGCCTTTGAGACAAAGGAAGATGAGAGAAAGAGAAGTGGATTTTggagaaggaaaaagaagaacaagaaagaaaacaGCATAGTGAAGCTTCTCTTTGGGAATGGTTATGTGAGGAAATCAAGTGATCAACACAAGTTAGAAGGTCAAAAGGAATCATTAGAGAAGCCAGAATTCATGATGAGGAAGCTTGATGCTGATTCTGTCAGTTCATCACAATCAACAGAGAGGGATAAAGATGAAACAAGAAGTGACATGAGCAAAATGAGCTTGGTATGTCACAAGCCTAGAGGATCAaaactttttctttgtttaggcCATGGAGGGTATGTCAAGTGA
- the LOC107629063 gene encoding F-box protein At2g26850 — MLLYFIYCFSFLVFLKSLIPLKPLPPSWTSEVRLISLLFCEDLSVKSIPKLFNRFWILHLCQVVKRMSLMKKTLTSSKVENVEDTNGMSVLDLPDLVLECILERLPPESLSQMAGVCRSLRERCVSDHLWERHMKQKWGRVIGPVAYREWKWHVASKRNVGSPKNGKQRSLMRLVTLHWPFSWMRSRLDEINNNNINSKSSLPSDSMMTWYLALETGNFWFPAQVYNRENGHVGFMLSCYDAELSYDPHTDTFQARYPPHGRRAVAIEHGIQWERLRSPPVDTPPHDLHITDCLNDLHPGDHIEIQWRRNKEFPYGWWYGVVGHLETCDGNENYCRCHSSDTVVLEFNQYTPDSRWRRTTISRKDHREEGNEADGFYGGIRKIKTEREIAIWKCLWPSEVLD; from the exons ATGCTACTTTACTTCATATATTGTTTCTCATTCTTGGTGTTTTTGAAGTCCCTTATACCCTTGAAGCCACTTCCTCCATCATGGACATCTGAGGTCAGGTTGATCTCCCTCTTGTTCTGTGAAGACTTGTCTGTGAAATCAATCCCCAAGTTGTTCAACAGGTTTTGGATTCTTCATCTGTGTCAAGTTGTTAAGAGAATGTCTCTTATGAAGAAGACTCTAACCTCCTCAAAGGTGGAGAATGTTGAggacacaaatggcatgtcagttTTGGACTTGCCTGACCTGGTGTTGGAGTGCATTCTCGAGAGGCTTCCCCCGGAGTCGCTCAGCCAAATGGCCGGGGTTTGCCGGTCCTTGAGGGAGAGATGTGTTAGTGATCACCTTTGGGAGAGGCACATGAAGCAGaaatggggaagagtgattggtCCAGTTGCTTATAGGGAGTGGAAATGGCATGTTGCCTCAAAGAGGAATGTTGGCAGCCCCAAGAATGGCAAGCAAAGGAGCTTGATGAGGCTTGTCACCCTTCATTGGCCCTTTTCATGGATGAGATCAAGATTGGatgaaatcaataacaacaacatCAACAGCAAGAGTTCTTTGCCTTCTGATTCAATGATGACTTGGTATCTTGCTCTTGAGACTGGAAATTTCTGGTTTCCTGCTCAGGTCTATAACCGCGAG AATGGTCATGTTGGATTTATGTTGTCATGCTATGATGCTGAGCTTAGCTATGATCCACACACTGACACCTTCCAAGCCAG GTATCCACCTCATGGAAGAAGGGCAGTGGCTATAGAACATGGAATCCAATGGGAAAGGCTAAGATCACCACCTGTTGATACACCTCCTCATGATCTTCATATCACTGATTGTCTAAATGATTTGCATCCGGGTGATCACATAGAGATTCAGTGGAGGAGAAACAAGGAATTTCCTTATG GTTGGTGGTATGGTGTCGTAGGCCATTTGGAGACATGCGATGGGAATGAAAATTACTGCCGCTGTCATAGTAGTG ACACAGTGGTGCTAGAGTTCAATCAGTACACTCCTGACTCGCGCTGGAGGAGGACAACCATCAGTAGGAAAGATCATCGTGAGGAGGGAAACGAGGCTGACGGATTCTACGGAGGGATCAGAAAGATCAAGACTGAGCGTGAGATTGCCATTTGGAAATGCCTTTGGCCTTCTGAAGTCTTGGACTAG